One Pirellulales bacterium DNA window includes the following coding sequences:
- a CDS encoding glycosyltransferase family 39 protein, protein MSPAKPTKSKPKPVVAREAVPEIAPRLARFAPLVPWVSPVLIVAAVGAMLCWTWGTWPDVIVDFGRELYVPWRLTEGEVLYRDLAFFNGPLSPYWNALWFRLFGVGLRTLVVVNLAILGVMLALWYSLLRTIGSRTSALLGCLVLVLLFAFSRYTIAANYNYICPYSHEVTHGLTLSLAAFYFLARYVRGALLRDVALCGLCVGLVALTKPEILGATLPAVALGLLLAHAAGGRNNAQLGRMAVAFVGPLFVPFIVATALLSLAIGPAAAATGSLGGWKWVFDTEITSLPFYRHSMGAQDAMKHFGVLLSILFWYGMLLGMPAGVGLLVWQSRRAELGAAIISFAVVLGILLWNFEVVPNSDALRPLPIAMAGALLGVALLWKRVPDAAERGRLAVTVALLIFALLMTAKIFLHVRLIHYGFYLSMPATLLLIFALWDLAPRWLEYSGGSGWMLRGAFLAALLVIVLRSLDETSQKLATLTERVGSGADAFWADSRGEEINRLLAELETLAPPEATLAVVPEGIMLNYLTRRVDPTPFISLMPVEVLMFGETRILEAFLDHPPDYLILTDEDLADYGFQDFRSNTDGYADLLAVWMNDNYQLIGKVPATEGTLLRGLLLERIRPEEPPAKVDAAPLGTKRGPAP, encoded by the coding sequence ATGAGCCCCGCCAAGCCCACGAAGAGCAAGCCGAAGCCTGTTGTCGCACGGGAAGCCGTGCCGGAAATCGCGCCGCGCCTGGCGCGCTTTGCGCCGCTGGTGCCCTGGGTTAGCCCGGTGTTGATCGTGGCCGCGGTCGGCGCGATGCTCTGTTGGACGTGGGGCACTTGGCCGGATGTGATCGTCGATTTCGGCCGCGAGCTGTACGTTCCCTGGCGGCTTACGGAAGGCGAGGTTCTGTATCGCGACCTGGCCTTTTTCAATGGTCCGCTCTCGCCCTACTGGAACGCCCTGTGGTTTCGTTTATTCGGCGTTGGGCTGCGCACGTTGGTCGTGGTGAACTTGGCGATTCTGGGCGTGATGCTCGCGCTGTGGTATTCGCTGCTGCGAACGATTGGCAGCCGCACGTCGGCCTTGCTCGGCTGCCTGGTTTTGGTACTGCTGTTTGCGTTCTCGCGTTATACGATTGCCGCCAATTACAACTACATCTGTCCTTACTCGCACGAAGTCACGCACGGGCTGACGCTGTCGCTGGCGGCGTTTTACTTTCTGGCCCGTTATGTGCGCGGCGCGCTTTTACGGGACGTCGCGCTGTGCGGATTGTGCGTCGGACTAGTCGCGCTAACGAAGCCTGAGATTCTTGGCGCCACGTTGCCGGCGGTCGCCCTGGGGTTGTTGCTGGCTCACGCCGCCGGTGGGCGGAATAACGCGCAGTTGGGGCGCATGGCCGTGGCGTTTGTCGGTCCGCTGTTCGTTCCCTTCATCGTTGCTACGGCGCTATTGTCGCTAGCGATCGGACCTGCTGCGGCGGCGACAGGCAGTCTAGGGGGCTGGAAATGGGTCTTTGACACCGAGATCACGTCGCTGCCGTTCTACCGCCATTCAATGGGCGCGCAGGACGCCATGAAACATTTCGGCGTGCTGCTCTCGATCCTCTTCTGGTACGGAATGCTGTTGGGCATGCCGGCCGGAGTCGGCCTGCTGGTGTGGCAATCGCGCCGAGCCGAGCTGGGGGCTGCGATTATCTCGTTTGCCGTGGTGCTGGGAATTCTGCTGTGGAACTTCGAAGTGGTTCCCAATTCGGATGCGCTGCGCCCGTTGCCGATTGCCATGGCAGGAGCATTGCTGGGCGTGGCCCTGCTATGGAAGCGCGTGCCGGACGCGGCCGAGCGCGGGCGGCTGGCCGTGACCGTGGCGCTCTTGATCTTCGCGCTGTTGATGACAGCCAAGATTTTCTTGCATGTCCGTTTGATTCATTACGGCTTTTATCTGTCGATGCCAGCCACGCTGTTGCTGATCTTTGCGCTGTGGGACCTGGCGCCGCGGTGGCTTGAATATTCCGGCGGCTCGGGCTGGATGTTGCGCGGCGCTTTCCTGGCGGCGCTGTTAGTGATCGTATTGCGCTCGCTGGACGAGACTTCGCAAAAGCTGGCGACCCTGACCGAGCGCGTCGGGTCGGGCGCAGATGCCTTTTGGGCCGACTCGCGCGGCGAAGAAATCAATCGCTTGTTGGCAGAGCTTGAAACGCTTGCGCCGCCCGAGGCCACGCTGGCCGTCGTGCCCGAAGGGATCATGCTCAACTACCTGACGCGGCGCGTGGATCCCACGCCGTTCATTTCGCTGATGCCGGTCGAAGTGTTGATGTTCGGCGAGACTCGCATTTTGGAAGCGTTTCTCGACCACCCGCCTGACTATTTGATCCTCACTGACGAGGATCTGGCCGATTACGGCTTTCAGGATTTTCGGTCGAACACCGATGGCTATGCCGACCTGCTGGCCGTGTGGATGAACGACAACTATCAACTGATCGGCAAGGTACCGGCCACCGAAGGTACATTGCTGCGCGGCTTGTTGCTCGAGCGCATTCGTCCAGAAGAACCGCCGGCAAAAGTGGATGCCGCGCCGCTTGGTACGAAAAGAGGTCCTGCGCCGTGA
- the acnA gene encoding aconitate hydratase AcnA — translation DGQYIDLIERYTKEQGLWRQKDVEPEFSEVLELDLATVTPSLAGPKRPQDRVELSNVSKVFNSNFGAMMKEADAKRAATSDQATGGLAVAEKTKAEVKHADVVIAAITSCTNTSNPSVMLGAGLLAKKAVEKGLHVKPYVKTSLAPGSRVVTDYLEKAGTTKALDELGFNTVGYGCTTCIGNSGPLPQPVADAVTKGDLVAAAVLSGNRNFEGRINPLVKANYLASPPLVVAYALAGTTDIDLVNDPLGTGRDGKPVYLKDIWPTQKEVSDAIEQAVKPESFQARYSGVFESNERWNEIDVAGSALYAWDSDSTYIQEPPFLSGLQASDEPVKPIQGARVLAALGDSVTTDHISPAGSIATKSPAGKFLVEHGVDPRDFNSYGARRGNDRVMTRGTFANIRIRNLLAPGTEGGVTRHLPDGAVMPIYDAAMKYHEEKVPLVVLAGAEYGTGSSRDWAAKGTMLLGVRFVIAVSYERIHRSNLVGMGILPLQFKQGETWQSLGLTGEETFDVLGLDDNIKPRSQLTVRATTPGGKVTEFQATVRIDSPVEVDYYRNGGILQTVLRKLAAAK, via the coding sequence CGATGGGCAGTACATCGATCTCATCGAACGCTACACCAAGGAGCAGGGCCTCTGGCGGCAGAAGGATGTCGAGCCGGAGTTCAGCGAGGTGCTCGAGCTGGACCTGGCGACCGTCACGCCGAGCCTCGCCGGGCCGAAGCGCCCGCAGGATCGCGTCGAGCTGTCCAACGTCAGCAAGGTCTTCAACAGCAACTTCGGCGCAATGATGAAAGAAGCCGACGCGAAGCGCGCCGCGACTTCCGATCAAGCCACTGGCGGATTAGCCGTTGCAGAGAAAACCAAAGCCGAAGTGAAACACGCCGACGTCGTCATCGCCGCCATCACCAGTTGCACCAACACGAGCAACCCTTCGGTCATGCTGGGGGCCGGCTTGCTGGCCAAGAAAGCCGTCGAGAAAGGGTTGCACGTCAAGCCCTACGTAAAGACCAGCCTGGCGCCGGGATCGCGCGTCGTAACTGACTACCTCGAAAAGGCAGGCACGACCAAGGCCCTTGATGAGCTTGGCTTCAACACCGTGGGCTATGGCTGCACGACGTGTATTGGCAATAGCGGTCCGCTACCGCAACCGGTGGCCGATGCCGTGACGAAAGGCGACCTGGTCGCGGCGGCTGTTCTGAGCGGTAATCGCAATTTCGAGGGGCGCATCAACCCGCTGGTAAAGGCCAACTACCTAGCCAGCCCACCGCTGGTCGTAGCATACGCCCTGGCCGGGACGACCGACATCGATTTGGTGAATGACCCGTTGGGAACTGGCCGGGACGGCAAACCGGTCTACCTGAAAGATATTTGGCCGACGCAGAAGGAAGTCAGCGACGCGATCGAGCAGGCCGTGAAGCCCGAGTCGTTCCAGGCGCGCTACTCCGGCGTGTTCGAATCGAACGAGCGATGGAACGAGATCGACGTGGCGGGAAGCGCCCTGTACGCGTGGGACTCGGACAGCACCTACATCCAAGAGCCGCCGTTCTTGAGCGGCCTGCAGGCCTCGGACGAGCCGGTGAAGCCGATCCAAGGGGCACGAGTGCTGGCGGCGCTAGGCGACTCGGTAACGACCGACCACATCTCGCCCGCCGGCTCGATCGCCACGAAAAGCCCGGCCGGTAAGTTCTTGGTCGAGCATGGCGTCGATCCGCGCGATTTCAACAGCTACGGTGCCCGTCGCGGCAACGATCGCGTGATGACCCGCGGCACGTTCGCCAACATCCGCATTCGCAATTTGCTCGCTCCGGGAACCGAAGGAGGCGTCACGCGTCACCTGCCGGACGGCGCGGTGATGCCGATCTATGACGCTGCGATGAAGTACCACGAGGAAAAGGTTCCATTGGTCGTGTTGGCCGGCGCCGAATATGGTACCGGCAGCAGCCGCGACTGGGCCGCTAAGGGAACGATGCTGTTGGGCGTTCGGTTCGTGATTGCCGTCAGCTACGAACGCATCCATCGCAGCAACCTGGTGGGCATGGGCATCCTGCCGTTGCAGTTCAAGCAAGGCGAGACCTGGCAGTCGCTGGGCCTGACCGGGGAAGAGACGTTCGACGTGCTGGGCCTGGACGACAATATTAAGCCGCGCAGCCAACTGACCGTCCGCGCGACGACGCCCGGCGGCAAGGTGACCGAGTTCCAGGCCACGGTGCGGATCGATTCGCCGGTCGAGGTCGACTACTACCGCAACGGCGGCATCCTGCAAACCGTGCTACGCAAACTGGCCGCCGCGAAGTAA